Proteins co-encoded in one Listeria ivanovii subsp. ivanovii genomic window:
- a CDS encoding hydroxymethylglutaryl-CoA reductase, degradative, protein MNAFDKFYKKTLEERRTILAEYAGLTEEEQVFLESTGALSLEKANHMIENTIGIYSLPLGLSMNMRLNDKNYIVPMAMEEPSVVAAQSSGAKLIAQNGGVKGIATERKMIGQVELIDVPNISQATEKIINNKANLLSIANEAHPSLQKRGGGAVDLVVRTATTEAGKVLFIVHLLVDTREAMGANMVNTMVETLAPKLEKLTNGTANMRILSNLVDDATATVTCRIAKESLATKTQTGEWVRDRIIAAYEFANADIYRAATHNKGIMNGIDAVVMAFGNDWRAVEAASHAYAARSGRYKPMTKWTKDADGFLIGELTLPMPVAFVGGSIGVHPIATLSKKIARVESAKELAMLVCAVGLTQNLAALRALVTEGIQRGHMSLQAKSLAMTAGAEANEIEAVAKFLQESKRMNVMAAKEYITKLRQS, encoded by the coding sequence ATGAACGCTTTTGATAAATTTTATAAAAAAACTTTAGAAGAACGTAGAACAATTTTGGCTGAGTATGCAGGTTTAACGGAAGAAGAGCAAGTGTTTTTGGAATCTACCGGAGCACTTTCACTGGAAAAAGCGAACCATATGATTGAAAATACGATTGGAATTTATTCGCTACCACTAGGGCTTTCGATGAATATGCGATTAAATGATAAAAACTATATTGTTCCAATGGCAATGGAAGAGCCGTCTGTTGTTGCTGCTCAAAGCTCAGGAGCGAAGTTGATTGCACAAAATGGTGGCGTGAAGGGAATAGCCACAGAACGAAAAATGATTGGTCAAGTAGAGTTGATTGATGTTCCAAACATAAGCCAGGCAACTGAAAAAATAATAAACAATAAAGCTAATTTACTTTCTATTGCTAATGAGGCTCATCCGTCTTTACAGAAACGTGGCGGGGGAGCGGTTGACTTAGTTGTTAGAACAGCAACAACAGAAGCGGGAAAAGTTTTGTTCATTGTACATTTGCTAGTGGACACAAGAGAAGCAATGGGAGCTAATATGGTAAATACGATGGTGGAAACATTAGCACCTAAATTAGAAAAATTAACAAACGGAACTGCCAATATGCGAATTTTATCAAATTTAGTGGATGACGCTACAGCTACTGTAACATGCCGGATTGCAAAAGAAAGCTTAGCAACGAAAACACAGACAGGAGAGTGGGTTCGTGATCGGATTATCGCAGCTTATGAATTTGCAAATGCAGATATTTACCGAGCAGCAACCCATAATAAAGGTATTATGAACGGAATTGACGCTGTAGTAATGGCTTTTGGAAATGATTGGCGTGCAGTTGAAGCAGCCAGCCATGCTTATGCGGCGCGTTCTGGTAGATATAAACCGATGACAAAATGGACCAAAGATGCGGATGGCTTTTTAATTGGCGAATTGACGTTGCCGATGCCGGTTGCTTTTGTAGGAGGTTCGATTGGGGTACATCCAATTGCTACTCTCTCCAAAAAAATCGCGCGAGTGGAATCTGCAAAAGAGCTTGCGATGCTCGTTTGCGCAGTCGGCTTAACACAAAATTTAGCAGCTTTAAGAGCACTTGTCACAGAAGGGATTCAACGTGGTCATATGTCACTTCAAGCCAAATCACTTGCGATGACAGCGGGCGCAGAAGCAAATGAAATTGAAGCTGTAGCAAAATTTTTGCAAGAGAGTAAGCGAATGAATGTGATGGCAGCGAAGGAATACATTACGAAATTGCGCCAAAGTTAA
- a CDS encoding Na/Pi cotransporter family protein codes for MEDINVQQMIFQFIGGLGIFLFGIKYMGDGLQMAAGDRLRDILDKYTTNPFMGVLAGILVTVLIQSSSGTTVLTVGLVSAGFMTLKQAIGVIMGANIGTTVTAFIIGINLSEYALPIIAVGAVLLFFFKNHKVKNIGQVFFGFGALFYGLDLMGQGMKPLAGMESFHELTAQMSTNPFLGLLIGTIFTAVVQSSSATIGILQELYGQGAIDLQAALPVLFGDNIGTTITAILAAIGASVAAKRAAATHVIFNLIGAVIFMLILPLFTSFITYLQGLFGLNPEMTIAVAHGTFNVTNTFIQFWFIGAFAWLVTKLIPGDDSRIDYKTKHLDTNLIDQSPGIALEMAREETLRMADYAKFGLQEAREYLVNREPKHAESTVQVEEAVNNLDRKITEYLTKISSVALTNNETEEHALMLDTVRDIERVGDHMENIVENIDQLIKNKAKMSEEASNQLIGMFELTTANFERAVKAMHKKDRALAEETIVVEKDIDKAERKLRKDHIRRLNEGKCQVVSGILYIDIVSDLERIGDHANNIAEAVLELNE; via the coding sequence ATGGAAGACATAAATGTTCAGCAAATGATTTTTCAATTTATCGGAGGGCTTGGAATTTTTCTTTTCGGTATTAAATACATGGGAGACGGCTTACAAATGGCAGCTGGCGACAGACTCCGTGATATTTTAGATAAGTACACGACGAATCCTTTCATGGGTGTGCTAGCCGGAATTTTAGTTACTGTATTAATTCAAAGTAGCTCAGGTACAACTGTTTTGACGGTCGGTTTAGTAAGTGCTGGATTTATGACGTTAAAACAAGCAATTGGTGTTATCATGGGGGCGAACATTGGAACGACCGTTACCGCCTTTATTATTGGTATTAATTTATCCGAATACGCTTTACCAATCATTGCTGTTGGTGCAGTACTTTTATTCTTCTTTAAAAATCATAAAGTGAAAAATATCGGCCAAGTTTTCTTTGGATTTGGTGCGTTATTCTACGGACTTGATTTGATGGGACAAGGGATGAAACCTCTAGCAGGGATGGAATCTTTCCATGAATTAACGGCTCAAATGAGTACAAACCCATTCCTTGGTTTATTAATTGGGACGATATTCACAGCCGTCGTCCAGTCATCTAGTGCTACAATCGGAATTTTGCAGGAACTTTACGGACAAGGTGCTATTGATTTGCAAGCTGCGTTACCAGTTTTATTCGGGGACAATATCGGGACAACCATTACGGCGATTTTAGCAGCAATCGGAGCAAGTGTGGCCGCTAAACGCGCAGCAGCAACTCATGTTATTTTCAACTTAATTGGTGCCGTCATTTTTATGTTAATACTTCCATTGTTTACTTCTTTTATTACTTATTTACAAGGACTCTTCGGCTTGAATCCGGAAATGACGATTGCAGTAGCGCACGGAACTTTTAATGTGACCAACACATTTATCCAATTCTGGTTCATTGGTGCGTTTGCATGGCTTGTAACGAAGCTTATACCGGGAGACGATTCCAGAATTGATTACAAAACCAAGCATCTAGATACCAATTTGATTGATCAATCTCCAGGGATTGCGCTTGAAATGGCACGTGAAGAAACATTGCGGATGGCAGATTATGCGAAATTTGGTTTACAAGAAGCTCGTGAATATTTAGTGAATCGCGAACCAAAACATGCCGAATCAACTGTTCAAGTGGAAGAAGCTGTCAATAATTTAGACCGAAAAATCACTGAGTACCTAACAAAAATTTCCTCGGTGGCTTTAACAAATAATGAAACAGAAGAACATGCACTGATGCTTGATACTGTCCGAGATATTGAGCGAGTTGGCGATCACATGGAAAATATTGTTGAAAATATCGACCAATTGATTAAGAACAAAGCGAAAATGTCTGAAGAAGCATCTAATCAACTAATCGGGATGTTCGAACTAACAACAGCAAACTTTGAACGGGCAGTAAAAGCAATGCATAAAAAAGATCGTGCCCTTGCAGAAGAAACGATTGTTGTCGAAAAAGATATTGATAAAGCAGAGCGGAAATTACGGAAAGATCACATCCGCCGATTAAATGAAGGCAAATGTCAAGTGGTGAGCGGGATTTTATATATCGATATTGTGAGTGACTTAGAGCGAATCGGCGACCATGCAAATAACATTGCTGAAGCAGTACTCGAACTTAACGAATAG
- a CDS encoding winged helix DNA-binding domain-containing protein, with the protein MERSTIIQNRYIKQKLAPTEWLPSPEEVVAHFGAIQAQNYGQSLWAVGSRLISPSESTVKAAINEGKVIRTWLLRGTIHLFSADDYHWLIDLTAPMIDKICQPYRTKLGLSDEVLHKASKVVDAFVAGGPRTRKELAEHLAENELPSAGITFAQLLVYLSSRKIICSGPDETYRDTQHIPAATKVYTREEAIKELAKRYFQSHAPATLKDFCFWSGFTVTAAKIALADFVQFGDYFINDLVENTVSLETIPLAGFDEWIIGYRNRSIVLDEDWHEEVITKNGIFRPAIITAGKVVAKWEKPKNLTGMKEDYWSRYIQFRNML; encoded by the coding sequence ATGGAACGAAGCACAATTATTCAAAATCGCTATATTAAACAAAAATTAGCTCCAACTGAATGGCTTCCATCCCCTGAAGAAGTAGTAGCTCATTTTGGTGCCATACAAGCTCAAAATTATGGACAGTCTCTTTGGGCAGTTGGAAGTAGATTAATCTCACCAAGTGAATCTACTGTGAAAGCTGCTATCAATGAAGGGAAAGTTATCCGCACGTGGCTTCTAAGAGGTACCATTCACCTTTTTTCTGCAGACGATTATCACTGGCTGATTGATTTAACGGCGCCAATGATAGATAAAATTTGTCAGCCTTATCGAACTAAATTAGGGCTTTCCGATGAAGTTCTTCATAAAGCTAGCAAAGTAGTGGATGCCTTTGTTGCAGGTGGCCCTCGAACGCGAAAAGAATTAGCTGAACATTTAGCTGAAAACGAATTGCCAAGTGCAGGAATTACTTTTGCACAGCTACTTGTTTACTTAAGCTCGCGAAAAATTATTTGTTCTGGCCCAGATGAAACTTACCGTGACACACAACATATCCCTGCAGCAACGAAAGTTTATACGCGCGAAGAAGCAATCAAAGAGTTAGCAAAGCGCTATTTCCAAAGTCATGCACCAGCAACTTTAAAAGATTTTTGCTTTTGGTCAGGATTCACTGTGACAGCTGCAAAAATTGCTTTGGCTGATTTCGTACAATTTGGAGATTATTTTATAAATGATTTAGTAGAAAATACAGTTTCGCTTGAAACGATACCTCTCGCTGGGTTTGATGAGTGGATTATTGGTTACAGAAATCGTTCCATTGTATTAGATGAAGACTGGCACGAGGAGGTTATCACGAAAAACGGTATTTTTAGGCCGGCTATCATTACGGCTGGAAAAGTGGTTGCTAAGTGGGAAAAACCGAAAAATCTTACTGGCATGAAAGAAGATTATTGGAGCCGTTACATCCAATTTCGTAATATGCTATAG
- a CDS encoding DapH/DapD/GlmU-related protein — protein MEESSLLKKIVDKDILPNSPLFEEIHLVKHANERLIIELNTQYHSKESTLDYLQKITGKTIDPTVDISLPFYSDFGKHITFGKNIFINQNVTFVDLGGIVIEDDVLIGPGAMLITANHLMEPAKRRGVRVSPICVKKGAWIGANATILPGITIGENAIIAANSTVTKDVPANMIVAGNPAKQIKKVATN, from the coding sequence ATGGAAGAATCAAGCTTACTAAAGAAAATAGTTGATAAAGATATTTTACCTAATTCACCTCTTTTTGAAGAAATTCATTTAGTTAAACATGCGAATGAGCGACTAATTATTGAGTTGAATACACAGTATCATAGTAAAGAAAGCACTTTGGATTATTTACAAAAAATCACTGGAAAAACAATAGATCCCACTGTAGATATTTCGTTACCATTTTATAGTGATTTTGGAAAGCATATAACTTTTGGAAAAAATATTTTTATTAATCAAAATGTCACTTTTGTAGATTTAGGCGGCATCGTAATTGAAGATGATGTATTAATTGGTCCAGGAGCTATGTTAATAACAGCCAATCATTTAATGGAACCTGCAAAGAGACGCGGAGTCAGAGTATCTCCAATTTGTGTAAAAAAAGGAGCATGGATTGGCGCCAATGCTACTATTTTACCTGGAATAACTATTGGAGAAAATGCTATTATCGCCGCTAATTCCACTGTAACAAAAGATGTTCCTGCTAATATGATTGTGGCAGGAAATCCCGCAAAACAAATTAAAAAAGTGGCTACCAATTAA